The Saccharopolyspora gloriosae genome has a segment encoding these proteins:
- a CDS encoding GntR family transcriptional regulator: protein MTSAQWVDRLAADRSLLERTSTVERVTDLLRQRIIQGELPPGTQLSEVSVKDALGVSRNTLREAFRLLGHERLLVHEMHKGVSVRKPTSSDVIDLYRLRRIIEVGAVRNAATTKTDLVQAVARAVRAGERAAEDGDWSEVGTANMRFHEALVGLADSPRINDAMAGLLAELRLAFHVMSTDDQGELDPRRTRGFYESYVERNRAIADEVADGELESAAADLEGYLADAESHLIEAYTARG from the coding sequence ATGACCAGCGCGCAGTGGGTCGACCGGCTGGCAGCGGACCGGTCCCTGCTCGAACGGACCAGCACCGTCGAGCGAGTGACCGACCTGCTGCGGCAGCGCATCATCCAAGGCGAACTGCCGCCCGGAACCCAGCTCTCCGAGGTCAGCGTGAAGGACGCGCTCGGCGTCTCCCGCAACACGCTGCGCGAGGCGTTCCGGCTGCTCGGGCACGAACGCCTGCTGGTGCACGAGATGCACAAGGGCGTCTCGGTGCGCAAACCCACCAGCTCCGACGTGATCGACCTGTACCGGCTGCGGCGGATCATCGAAGTGGGCGCCGTGCGCAACGCCGCCACCACCAAAACGGACCTGGTGCAGGCCGTGGCCCGTGCGGTGCGCGCCGGTGAGCGGGCCGCCGAGGACGGCGACTGGAGCGAGGTCGGCACCGCGAACATGCGCTTCCACGAGGCACTGGTCGGGCTCGCCGACAGCCCGCGCATCAACGATGCGATGGCCGGCCTGCTGGCGGAACTGCGCCTGGCGTTCCACGTGATGTCCACCGATGACCAGGGCGAACTCGATCCGCGACGCACCCGCGGCTTCTACGAATCCTATGTGGAGCGCAACCGCGCCATCGCCGACGAGGTCGCCGACGGCGAACTGGAATCGGCGGCCGCCGACCTGGAGGGCTACCTCGCCGATGCGGAGTCCCACCTCATCGAGGCCTACACCGCACGCGGTTGA
- a CDS encoding SAM-dependent methyltransferase, protein MSDEHSWVPPQVDVNVPSVARCYDFALGGKDNFEVDRAAVAAADAVAPEASALAKVNRSWHIRATRFLAEQAGITQYLDLGAGLPTAENTHEVVRRLNDEAHVVYVDNDPVAAAHGRALLDDHYLTRYIEGDLTKPEQILNNPVVLGHLDFTRPIALYQSATLHHQPDDLDLPGIMRHYVDALPSGSYVALSHFWDPGGEAGAPVRRIRESMLAHGLDADHFRSREQIEQLLPGLELVPAGPDSTEGLVPLLDWWPDGPRVGDPGPVQRCVLGAVGRKP, encoded by the coding sequence ATGTCCGATGAGCATTCCTGGGTGCCGCCCCAGGTGGACGTCAACGTGCCGAGCGTGGCCAGGTGCTACGACTTCGCGCTCGGCGGCAAGGACAACTTCGAGGTAGACCGGGCCGCGGTGGCGGCCGCCGACGCCGTCGCCCCGGAGGCGAGCGCGCTCGCCAAGGTCAACCGCTCCTGGCACATCCGGGCCACCCGGTTCCTCGCCGAACAGGCCGGGATCACCCAATACCTCGACCTGGGCGCGGGCCTGCCGACGGCGGAGAACACCCACGAAGTGGTGCGGCGGCTCAACGACGAGGCGCACGTGGTCTACGTCGACAACGATCCGGTCGCCGCGGCGCACGGCCGGGCACTGCTCGACGACCACTACCTGACCCGCTACATCGAGGGCGACCTCACCAAGCCGGAGCAGATCCTCAACAACCCGGTCGTCCTGGGACACCTCGACTTCACCCGGCCGATCGCGCTGTACCAGAGCGCGACGCTGCACCACCAGCCCGATGATCTCGACCTGCCGGGCATCATGCGCCACTACGTGGACGCGCTGCCCTCCGGTTCTTACGTGGCGCTGAGCCACTTCTGGGATCCGGGCGGCGAGGCCGGCGCTCCGGTGCGGCGGATCCGGGAGTCGATGCTGGCCCACGGTCTCGACGCCGACCACTTCCGGTCGCGGGAGCAGATCGAGCAGCTGTTACCCGGCCTGGAGCTCGTGCCCGCAGGCCCGGATTCCACCGAAGGTCTTGTGCCGCTGCTCGACTGGTGGCCGGACGGCCCCCGCGTCGGCGACCCCGGTCCGGTGCAGCGATGCGTCCTCGGTGCCGTGGGCCGCAAGCCCTGA
- a CDS encoding ABC transporter permease has product MTNARVAGPAPERLRRFELAAFGGVWKRELTLFQRYWLSSTFSSVVEPTIYLLAFGFGLGSLISTIRGLPYIEFLGTGVVATSVLFTSAFAGMFTTFVRRKFQHSYDAMLAAPVDVHELVAAEALWIATKSGVYGCAPLLVAMAFGLDPAPGMLLVPLIGLITGLGFALFGIWCSAVVPSIDSFNYIVSAVITPLFLVAGTFFPVDQLPGWASTVAAFNPLYHCVELVRDAAFGLRPGLDLLHVGALVLFAGLMWLLAYTAMRRRLID; this is encoded by the coding sequence ATGACGAACGCGCGGGTCGCAGGCCCCGCGCCGGAGCGGCTGCGGCGATTCGAACTGGCCGCGTTCGGCGGGGTGTGGAAACGGGAACTGACGTTGTTCCAGCGGTACTGGCTGTCGAGCACGTTCTCCTCCGTGGTGGAGCCGACGATCTACCTGCTGGCGTTCGGGTTCGGGCTCGGATCGCTGATCAGCACGATCCGAGGACTGCCGTACATCGAGTTCCTCGGCACCGGCGTGGTGGCCACTTCGGTGCTGTTCACCAGCGCGTTCGCCGGGATGTTCACGACGTTCGTGCGGCGCAAGTTCCAGCACTCCTACGACGCGATGCTCGCCGCGCCCGTCGACGTGCACGAGCTCGTCGCCGCCGAGGCGCTGTGGATCGCGACGAAGTCGGGCGTGTACGGGTGCGCTCCGCTGCTGGTGGCGATGGCGTTCGGGCTGGACCCGGCGCCGGGCATGCTGCTGGTGCCGCTGATCGGGCTGATCACCGGACTGGGGTTCGCGCTGTTCGGGATCTGGTGTTCGGCGGTGGTGCCCTCGATCGACTCGTTCAACTACATCGTGAGCGCAGTGATCACGCCGTTGTTCCTGGTGGCGGGCACGTTCTTCCCCGTCGACCAGCTGCCCGGCTGGGCGAGCACGGTGGCGGCGTTCAACCCGCTGTACCACTGCGTGGAGCTCGTCCGGGACGCCGCTTTCGGCCTGCGCCCCGGCCTCGACCTGCTGCACGTGGGTGCGCTGGTGCTGTTCGCCGGGTTGATGTGGCTGCTCGCCTACACCGCGATGCGGCGCCGGTTGATCGACTGA
- a CDS encoding ABC transporter ATP-binding protein produces the protein MTTREQVETVTASALSLRGVVKRYGEITAVDELDLTVTAGTCLGLLGPNGAGKSTTMRLITAQTRSDSGEIEVLGFRVPRESKRARTVMGVVPQLDNLDEELTARQNLEVFARLYRVPRGDRPEAVERALDLAQLRKRADTKTDELSGGMRRRLLIARGLVHSPRIVLLDEPTVGLDPQVRQELWALIDALRADGVTVLMSTHYIEEAERLADAVAVMSGGRVIATGIPDDLRGEHAGRDVVEYYGPPGRLAEVEAIAVEEGLTTRRTGPAVSVLRAELMSETTARRLGDGHRRVSNLEDVFVSLTGEAVE, from the coding sequence ATGACGACACGGGAGCAGGTCGAGACCGTGACGGCGTCCGCGCTGTCGCTGCGCGGCGTGGTGAAGCGCTACGGCGAGATCACCGCCGTCGACGAGCTCGACCTCACCGTGACAGCCGGTACCTGCCTGGGGCTGCTCGGCCCGAACGGTGCGGGCAAGTCCACCACGATGCGGCTGATCACTGCCCAGACCAGGTCCGATTCCGGTGAGATCGAAGTGCTCGGGTTCCGCGTGCCGCGCGAGTCGAAGCGGGCGCGCACCGTGATGGGCGTGGTGCCGCAGCTGGACAACCTCGACGAGGAACTCACCGCGCGGCAGAACTTGGAGGTCTTCGCCCGCCTGTACCGGGTGCCGCGAGGGGACCGGCCGGAGGCGGTGGAACGCGCACTGGACCTCGCTCAGCTGCGCAAACGGGCGGACACGAAGACCGATGAGCTCTCCGGCGGCATGCGGCGCAGGCTGCTGATCGCGCGTGGGCTGGTGCACTCACCGCGGATCGTGCTGCTCGACGAACCCACCGTCGGTCTTGATCCGCAGGTCCGCCAGGAGTTGTGGGCGCTGATCGACGCGTTGCGCGCCGACGGCGTCACCGTGCTGATGTCGACGCACTACATCGAAGAGGCCGAACGGCTCGCCGACGCCGTCGCGGTGATGTCCGGTGGCCGCGTCATCGCCACCGGCATCCCCGACGACCTGCGCGGCGAGCACGCCGGGCGGGACGTCGTCGAGTACTACGGGCCGCCGGGCAGGCTCGCCGAAGTCGAGGCGATCGCCGTCGAAGAGGGCCTGACGACCCGCCGCACCGGTCCCGCCGTGTCGGTGCTGCGCGCCGAACTCATGTCCGAGACGACGGCACGGCGCCTCGGCGACGGGCACCGCCGGGTCAGCAACCTGGAGGACGTGTTCGTCTCGCTCACCGGGGAGGCGGTGGAATGA
- the mshB gene encoding N-acetyl-1-D-myo-inositol-2-amino-2-deoxy-alpha-D-glucopyranoside deacetylase has translation MSDRRLLLVHAHPDDEATATGTTMARYAAEGATVSLVTCTSGELGEVIAEDLAHLRDSPDALGEHRRGEITSALAEFGDVRHHWLGGPGRWRDSGMAGLESNSSAGVFAAADPVEVTREMVALLRAERPHVAITYDDFGGYGHPDHIAAHRALMDALDPAADPEFLPELGAAWQVPKVYWSVLPESFITRMQEAGIDDFKPNTVPDADITAVIDGAAQHETKIAALRHYRSQVDVDDDGFFAQLVRRPEFATEHYFLVRGDRGPGNGPFGAEEDLFAGLA, from the coding sequence ATGAGCGACCGCCGCTTGTTACTGGTACATGCCCATCCCGACGACGAAGCCACCGCGACCGGCACCACCATGGCCCGGTACGCCGCCGAAGGCGCCACCGTGAGCCTGGTGACGTGCACCAGCGGGGAACTCGGCGAGGTCATCGCCGAAGACCTCGCGCACCTGCGCGACTCCCCGGACGCGCTCGGCGAACACCGCCGGGGCGAGATCACTTCGGCGCTCGCCGAGTTCGGCGACGTCCGGCACCACTGGCTGGGCGGCCCCGGCCGGTGGCGCGACAGCGGCATGGCGGGGCTGGAGAGCAACTCCTCGGCCGGCGTGTTCGCCGCCGCCGATCCCGTCGAGGTCACCCGCGAGATGGTGGCGTTGCTGCGCGCCGAACGGCCGCACGTCGCGATCACCTACGACGACTTCGGCGGCTACGGCCACCCGGACCACATCGCCGCGCACCGCGCGCTGATGGACGCGCTCGACCCGGCAGCCGACCCGGAGTTCCTCCCGGAACTCGGCGCGGCCTGGCAAGTGCCGAAGGTGTACTGGTCGGTGCTTCCCGAATCGTTCATCACGCGCATGCAGGAGGCGGGAATCGACGACTTCAAGCCGAACACCGTCCCGGACGCCGACATCACGGCGGTGATCGACGGCGCCGCCCAGCACGAGACGAAGATCGCTGCGCTGCGCCACTACCGCAGCCAGGTCGACGTCGACGACGACGGGTTCTTCGCCCAGCTGGTGCGGCGTCCGGAGTTCGCGACCGAGCACTACTTCCTCGTGCGCGGCGACCGCGGCCCCGGCAACGGCCCGTTCGGCGCGGAGGAAGACCTCTTCGCGGGCCTCGCGTAA
- a CDS encoding helicase — protein sequence MSKNAELSEERECVAFLHGRLDAERAAAAAALADALMQSVSPETAWQRDVSVAAGRARVARANVAAGGLCFGRIDGADSRMHIGRIGLFDEDHGHEPLLLDWRAPAARPFYCATAANPEGLVRRRHLSLSGRQVTDFHDEFFDGTDDPGSALLAAMNAPREPAMRDIVATVQAEQDEIIRLDRAGVVVLEGGPGTGKTAVALHRIAYLLYTQRERLSRRGVLMLGPNPAFLRYIGTVLPSLGETDVVFATAGALFPGVRADVEDSPAAQRIKGDGAMVEVLAAAVADRQETPARPIEIGLSDVTVPLDHELADAARERARASGALHNAANEVFGEALLHGIADRAVDLIGDGWLEDEDVALRADLLADVRFELSGNAEFRRAVDSLWPVLTPQRLLADLFGSRRRLRAACSSLSEQDREELFRADGAAWTVSDVALLDEAVEFLGPQVSVGAQQERARRERTDYAREVLAAQDWDDEDGETLRAADVIDAAELAERQEERDHRPLAERAAADRDWTYGNLVVDEAQELSTMDWRMLMRRCPGKAITAVGDLAQRRSPAGARSWREAFEPHVRERWTHRELTTNYRTPAEIMDVAAAVLAAADPDARPPLSIRRSGHPPWSRKVEPAGLRAALHEIAESEAAQPGTFAVISPVPLDLPGHTVLTPGAAKGLEFDSVVLAEPHRIADGPRGGAELYVALTRATQRLGIVHTARLPAPIRESGGVVGDVG from the coding sequence GTGTCAAAGAATGCGGAATTGTCGGAGGAGCGGGAGTGCGTCGCCTTCCTGCACGGCAGGTTGGACGCCGAGCGGGCGGCCGCCGCGGCGGCGCTCGCCGACGCCCTCATGCAGTCGGTGAGCCCGGAAACGGCCTGGCAGCGCGATGTTTCCGTCGCAGCCGGGCGGGCGCGGGTCGCGCGAGCGAACGTGGCGGCGGGCGGATTGTGCTTCGGACGCATCGACGGCGCGGACTCCCGAATGCACATCGGCCGAATCGGCCTGTTCGACGAGGACCACGGCCACGAACCGCTGCTACTGGATTGGCGGGCTCCGGCGGCCCGCCCGTTCTACTGCGCGACCGCCGCGAATCCGGAAGGGCTCGTGCGCCGACGGCACCTGAGTCTTTCGGGGCGACAGGTGACGGATTTTCACGACGAGTTCTTCGACGGCACCGACGATCCCGGTTCCGCCCTGCTCGCCGCGATGAACGCGCCGCGAGAACCCGCGATGCGCGACATCGTCGCCACCGTCCAAGCCGAGCAGGACGAGATCATCCGGTTGGACCGGGCGGGCGTTGTGGTCCTCGAAGGCGGTCCTGGCACGGGCAAGACCGCCGTGGCCTTGCACCGCATCGCCTACCTGCTCTACACGCAGCGAGAACGGCTGTCCCGGCGCGGCGTGCTGATGCTCGGCCCGAACCCGGCGTTCCTGCGCTACATCGGCACCGTGCTGCCGTCGCTGGGGGAGACCGACGTCGTGTTCGCCACTGCCGGCGCGCTGTTCCCCGGGGTGCGCGCGGACGTCGAGGATTCGCCCGCGGCACAACGGATCAAGGGCGACGGCGCGATGGTCGAGGTGCTCGCGGCGGCCGTCGCAGACCGGCAGGAAACCCCTGCGCGGCCCATTGAGATCGGGCTCTCGGACGTCACCGTCCCACTTGATCACGAGCTGGCCGACGCCGCGCGGGAGCGGGCGCGGGCGAGCGGGGCGCTGCACAACGCGGCAAACGAGGTGTTCGGCGAGGCGCTGCTGCACGGCATCGCCGACCGCGCCGTCGACCTGATCGGGGACGGTTGGCTGGAGGACGAGGACGTCGCGCTGCGCGCCGATCTGCTGGCGGACGTGCGCTTCGAGCTGTCCGGCAACGCGGAGTTCCGCCGGGCCGTCGACTCCTTGTGGCCGGTGCTGACACCGCAACGCCTGCTCGCGGACCTGTTCGGCTCCCGGCGGCGGTTGCGGGCGGCGTGCTCCTCGCTGTCGGAGCAGGACCGCGAGGAATTGTTCCGCGCGGACGGCGCCGCCTGGACGGTGTCCGATGTGGCGCTGCTGGACGAGGCGGTGGAATTCCTCGGACCGCAGGTTTCCGTTGGGGCGCAACAGGAACGAGCTCGGCGGGAACGAACGGACTATGCTCGCGAAGTCCTCGCCGCGCAGGACTGGGACGACGAGGACGGCGAGACCTTGCGGGCCGCCGACGTGATCGACGCGGCGGAATTGGCCGAACGGCAGGAAGAACGCGACCACCGCCCGCTCGCCGAGCGCGCCGCCGCCGACCGGGACTGGACCTACGGGAACCTCGTCGTCGACGAAGCCCAGGAACTGTCCACGATGGACTGGCGGATGCTGATGCGGCGCTGCCCCGGCAAAGCGATCACCGCGGTGGGCGACCTGGCGCAACGCCGCTCACCGGCGGGCGCCCGGAGCTGGCGGGAGGCGTTCGAACCGCACGTGCGGGAGCGCTGGACCCACCGCGAACTGACCACGAACTACCGCACCCCGGCCGAGATCATGGACGTGGCAGCCGCCGTGCTCGCCGCCGCGGACCCGGACGCCCGCCCGCCGCTCTCGATCCGTCGCAGCGGACACCCGCCCTGGTCGCGGAAGGTGGAACCGGCCGGACTGCGCGCCGCGCTGCACGAGATCGCCGAGTCCGAAGCCGCTCAGCCGGGCACGTTCGCGGTGATCAGCCCGGTGCCGCTGGACCTGCCCGGGCACACCGTGCTGACGCCGGGGGCCGCGAAAGGCCTGGAGTTCGATTCCGTGGTGCTGGCCGAACCGCACCGCATCGCCGACGGACCGCGCGGCGGCGCGGAGCTCTACGTCGCGCTGACGAGGGCGACCCAGCGGCTCGGCATCGTGCACACGGCGCGATTGCCCGCCCCGATCCGGGAATCCGGCGGGGTTGTCGGAGACGTTGGCTAG